A single genomic interval of Bdellovibrionota bacterium harbors:
- a CDS encoding M14 family metallopeptidase: MKNLFLIFTIFLSINAFASDFPDHEPYRIQSDSGIFGPPYKNIVEELFSLEKAYPEYSEVIRYGTTIDGRPLSLIKIAKKSIKPKASKAIYIAGAIHGDEYLNIEDRLPRWFLEKGLRQTSINQFFEEGGSLYIIPILNPDGYDRRRRQNSAGYDLNRDFDISIEPKIGFSQPETIALKSFLNAEAKLERKLMLSMDYHCCTGAVLYPWSFTGPTLPMSAKNNFVTASQMIKQHMGNDFEYGTCPDILGYDAHGTSKDHYYEAYQTLAFTFEGRRNEENKYFDNHTAMWISLVDLVNKM, encoded by the coding sequence ATGAAAAATTTATTTTTAATATTTACTATTTTCTTATCTATTAATGCCTTCGCATCAGATTTTCCTGACCATGAACCGTACAGAATACAGTCAGATTCAGGTATATTCGGACCGCCATATAAAAATATTGTAGAAGAGTTATTCAGTTTAGAAAAAGCTTATCCGGAATATTCTGAGGTCATTCGGTATGGAACAACTATTGATGGAAGACCACTTTCACTTATAAAAATAGCTAAGAAATCAATAAAGCCAAAAGCGAGTAAAGCAATTTATATCGCAGGAGCCATTCATGGTGATGAATATTTAAATATTGAAGATAGATTGCCGAGATGGTTTTTGGAAAAAGGACTGCGTCAAACTTCAATCAATCAATTTTTTGAAGAAGGTGGTTCACTCTATATCATTCCTATTTTAAATCCTGATGGATATGATCGTAGAAGAAGACAGAATAGTGCGGGATATGATTTGAATCGTGATTTTGATATCTCTATAGAACCAAAAATTGGATTTTCTCAGCCCGAAACAATTGCGCTTAAAAGCTTTTTAAATGCAGAAGCTAAACTGGAGAGAAAGCTGATGCTCTCAATGGACTATCATTGCTGTACGGGTGCAGTTCTTTATCCTTGGTCCTTCACTGGGCCAACATTGCCTATGAGTGCAAAAAATAATTTTGTTACAGCTAGCCAAATGATAAAACAACATATGGGAAATGATTTTGAGTATGGAACTTGCCCGGACATTCTGGGTTATGATGCTCATGGAACTTCTAAGGACCATTACTACGAGGCATACCAGACATTGGCTTTCACTTTTGAAGGTCGTCGGAATGAAGAAAATAAATATTTTGATAACCACACGGCCATGTGGATCAGTTTGGTTGATTTAGTAAATAAAATGTAA
- a CDS encoding SWIM zinc finger family protein has product MSVEQTFEHFFKPEAKRSGADYFAKNAVILSNKSDTHVQGYIKGVAAGRVSLSSTSIESISFSASCTCPVSNKGHFCKHIWAVLLSTEINYPDFLTSKTNIEKISKTNLKQDVYKEKQADYRKLQYQKQKLSAKKIKIEKEKKKFQDEAPKLPNDVESALVFFEENGFPIEKPIQEETLNNARKKLARVFHPDVGGSHKETVVLNENYDIILNFIRS; this is encoded by the coding sequence ATGTCGGTAGAACAAACCTTTGAACATTTTTTTAAACCCGAAGCAAAAAGAAGTGGTGCTGATTACTTTGCTAAAAATGCCGTGATCTTATCCAATAAATCAGACACGCATGTGCAAGGGTACATCAAAGGTGTCGCAGCCGGAAGGGTATCGCTTTCTTCAACATCTATCGAAAGTATTTCTTTTTCCGCAAGCTGCACTTGTCCTGTTTCCAATAAAGGACACTTCTGCAAACACATCTGGGCGGTTTTACTTTCTACCGAGATCAATTATCCTGATTTTTTGACTTCTAAAACAAATATCGAAAAAATTTCGAAAACCAATCTCAAGCAAGACGTCTATAAAGAAAAGCAGGCCGACTATCGCAAGCTTCAATATCAAAAACAAAAATTAAGCGCTAAAAAGATAAAAATAGAAAAAGAAAAAAAGAAGTTCCAAGATGAAGCCCCAAAACTCCCGAATGACGTAGAGAGTGCTTTAGTTTTTTTTGAAGAAAATGGATTTCCAATCGAAAAACCTATTCAAGAAGAAACTCTAAATAACGCGAGAAAAAAATTAGCGCGAGTTTTTCATCCTGACGTTGGTGGAAGCCACAAAGAAACCGTAGTTCTCAATGAAAATTACGATATCATTTTAAATTTTATCCGGTCTTAA